TCAGCTTTTGCATGGCTTCCTAATTCAATACAATGATTGCTACGAACAAGATGATAACGCCAAGTTTTTCTTGCGTACGGTCTTTTTCCCGCCTTCTCATCTCTACGAGGTGATTGTCAAACAAGGTTACTACCATTTAGAAAAATTAGAAACGATGCTAATTCCTGTATTCGACCAAGCGCTAGCAGATGGGTTAATCACCCCTGATGTCAGCAGAGATAGGGCGACAGCGGCATTCCTTGCTGTGATGGACGGGATGTTCGTCGAATTGCTGTTCGGAGGAGCTGAATTATCGCTTATCAGAATTGAGGCTTCTTGGCTCGTATACTGGCGTGGCATCAAAAAGTGAAGCAACAGGAGGATTTTACACATGAACCGTAACTGGATTTATATTTTTGTAGGTGCTTTTTTTGAAGTTATTTGGGTCACCGGCTTGAAACACTCGGATACCGCATGGGCGTGGATCGGCACAATTATTGCGATGTACATTTCCTTTCATCTTGTTATTAGCGCTTCAACTAAACTGCCAGTGGGGACCGTCTATGCCGTCTTCACGGGAATGGGGACAGCGGGCACGGTAGTAGTGGAAATGCTAGTTTTCGGCGAGCCGTTCAGGATGATTAAAGTATTCCTTATCCTGCTGCTTTTATCCGGTGTATTCGGACTAAAGTTTGTGACATCTGAGCAAGATAAGAAAGGAGCTGCAGTCTGATGGGGTGGATTTTTCTTATGTTTGCCGGCATGTTTGAGGTCGTCGGCGTTGTGGGCATGAACCAGATTAATAAAGCGAAGAATATTCGCTCCTTCAGTCTGTTCATCGTTGGTATTGTCATGAGCTTCGGTCTTCTGAGCCAGGCTATGAAAAGCCTGCCGATGGGGACGTCATACGCCGTTTGGACAGGCATTGGTACAGTTGGCGGGGCAGTGGTCGGGATGCTGTTCTATGGCGAGTCCAAAGATTGGAAACGGATTGTATTCATAGCGATGGTATTAAGCGCAGCGGTTGGTTTGAAATTAATTTCCTAATTAGACAATAAGAAGAGGCTGCTCAACAGGTTAATAACCTGGCGAGCAGCCTCTGTTTGTATTATTACCTAAACGACACCTTGAGCAATCATGGCATCGGCTACTTTGGTAAAGCCTGCAATATTAGCGCCTACAACGAGGTTGCCGGGATATCCGTATTCCTCTGCCGCTTGGACGGCGTTTTTGTAAATGTTTTTCATGATAGCGTGGAGTTTATCATCCACTTCATGGAATTGCCAGGAGTATCTCATGCTGTTCTGGGACATTTCCAGCGCGGACACGGCTACACCGCCTGCATTCGCAGCCTTGGCCGGTCCAAACAACACGCCTGCCTGCAAGAAGACATCAATGGCTTCCAACGTAGATGGCATGTTCGCGCCTTCACCAACGGCTTTGACGCCGTTGCTTACGAGGACCTTCGCTGCATCCTCATCAATTTCATTCTGTGTTGCACTAGGAAGTGCAATGTCACATGGAATAGTCCATATTCCGTTGCAGCCTTCATGATAGGTTGCGTCTGGATGCTCATCTACATATTCGCTGATGCGCTTTCTGTCTACTTCCTTCAGGCGACGAACCGTGTCAAGGCAGATTCCGTTTTTGTCATGAATATAACCGTTGGAGTCACTGCAAGCAACGACTTTGGCGCCCAGTTGTATCGCCTTTTGCATGGCATAGATCGCCACGTTCCCAGATCCTGACACAACTACGGTGCTGCCTTCAAAGCTAAGACCCAGAGATTGCAGCATTTCATTCACAAAGTAAACACAACCATACCCAGTAGCTTCCGTACGTGCTAAGCTGCCGCCATAGATAATGCCTTTGCCTGTCAGTACTCCAGCCTCGTATGCGCCTCTAATTCGCTTGTACTGACCGAACATGAAACCAATTTCACGGGCACCTACACCAATGTCTCCTGCCGGTACATCGGTATCTTGACCCAAATATTTATAAAGCTCTGTCATGAAACTTTGCGTAAAGCGCATGATTTCATTATCGGATTTGCCTTTAGGATCGAAATCCGAGCCGCCTTTACCACCGCCGATAGGCTGGCCTGTAAGGGAGTTTTTGAACGTTTGTTCAAACCCGAGAAACTTAATAATGCTAGCATTAACGGAAGGGTGAAAACGCAGTCCGCCTTTATAGGGGCCAATCGCACTATTAAATTGAACACGAAAACCGCGGTTCACGTGTGTAACTCCTTGGTCATCTACCCATGGCACGCGGAACGTAATTAGACGCTCGGGTTCAACGATACGTTCAAGGATTCCGGCCTTCATGTACTTCGGATGTTTAGAGAGAACTGGAATCAGTGACTCTAAAATCTCCTTAACGGCCTGATGGAATTCTTTCTCATATGGGTTGCGTTTGACTACGGTTTCGTATACGCTGTGTACATACTGGCTGGCAACGACTTCATTCTCTACTTCATTGTGTACTTGAACAATCACGAATCTCATCCACCTTCAAATTCAGTAATAGTAAAATGTCTAATATAATAGTTTTACCTTATCCAAGGCAATAGAGCAACCAAAATTTACATGTCATGTAAGCTTACTCGGCTTGGGAAAAACTCTGCGAAACCCGTGAAAGCTTAATGCTGCGCGTTTTTTCGGGGCAATATCGCCGGATATTAGATAGAAGCGACGATACTAACTAGAAATAGAGGCTGTCTCCAGGTTGTAAACCTAGAGCAGCCTCTATTTGTTCAATGCGTCTATTCAGCCTAATAATCTGCCCTACAGCAAAACCGGTTGCCCCAGTTTTACGGATTCGTATCCAGCTAAAGCGACAACAGTCGAACGCAAGCCATCTTCCCCAGTGATCGGTACCTGCTCGCCGTTCAGCAGCGCAGTAACGAATCCCTTCACTAAGTATTCGTCCATAGAGTCTCCCCAGAATGTCCATACGCCTTTTCCGTTAGTCTCACTATATAATTCGTTCTTTTGAGCAAAACCATCAACCGCAATCGTGCCTTTCGTACCGATGATCGTCATCGTTACATCTCCCCAAGTAGGAAATGACGAGTTCCGTGACCAACTTGTGTCCAAGACACCGATGGCCCCATTGGCGAACTTGACATGGATCATGCCAGCATCGTCGATATTAATGTCTTCATTAAATAATGTGGCAGAATAAGCGTATACTTCTTTCACGTCCGACTGAGTAAACCAATTCATCAAGTCCATTACATGAACGGTATGATCCAACAAAGCACCGCCGCCCGATAACTCGGATTGGAGGAACCAGCCGGAAGGAAGCGAACCGCGATTGGTTCCCTTGATCGCTACGATTTCCCCGATCTCACCTTGATCGATGGCTTCCTTCGCTTTCATCACGGAAGCCAAATATCGGCAAGGAAAAGCAGTCATAAGCTGAACGCCATTCTCTTGGCATGCGGAAATCATAGCTTCCATTTCGGTAAGGGAGAGGCCAAGCGGCT
Above is a genomic segment from Paenibacillus sp. HWE-109 containing:
- a CDS encoding DMT family transporter, translated to MGWIFLMFAGMFEVVGVVGMNQINKAKNIRSFSLFIVGIVMSFGLLSQAMKSLPMGTSYAVWTGIGTVGGAVVGMLFYGESKDWKRIVFIAMVLSAAVGLKLIS
- the gdhA gene encoding NADP-specific glutamate dehydrogenase, which translates into the protein MIVQVHNEVENEVVASQYVHSVYETVVKRNPYEKEFHQAVKEILESLIPVLSKHPKYMKAGILERIVEPERLITFRVPWVDDQGVTHVNRGFRVQFNSAIGPYKGGLRFHPSVNASIIKFLGFEQTFKNSLTGQPIGGGKGGSDFDPKGKSDNEIMRFTQSFMTELYKYLGQDTDVPAGDIGVGAREIGFMFGQYKRIRGAYEAGVLTGKGIIYGGSLARTEATGYGCVYFVNEMLQSLGLSFEGSTVVVSGSGNVAIYAMQKAIQLGAKVVACSDSNGYIHDKNGICLDTVRRLKEVDRKRISEYVDEHPDATYHEGCNGIWTIPCDIALPSATQNEIDEDAAKVLVSNGVKAVGEGANMPSTLEAIDVFLQAGVLFGPAKAANAGGVAVSALEMSQNSMRYSWQFHEVDDKLHAIMKNIYKNAVQAAEEYGYPGNLVVGANIAGFTKVADAMIAQGVV
- a CDS encoding DMT family transporter: MNRNWIYIFVGAFFEVIWVTGLKHSDTAWAWIGTIIAMYISFHLVISASTKLPVGTVYAVFTGMGTAGTVVVEMLVFGEPFRMIKVFLILLLLSGVFGLKFVTSEQDKKGAAV
- a CDS encoding Gfo/Idh/MocA family protein, with the protein product MKKLKVGLISFAHGHAYSYLESLRAMSNVDITGISDEIQSRVEKVTTDYGIPYYANYEDLLATDLDAVVICSENVHHAKLTIAAAQAGKHVLCEKPLGLSLTEMEAMISACQENGVQLMTAFPCRYLASVMKAKEAIDQGEIGEIVAIKGTNRGSLPSGWFLQSELSGGGALLDHTVHVMDLMNWFTQSDVKEVYAYSATLFNEDINIDDAGMIHVKFANGAIGVLDTSWSRNSSFPTWGDVTMTIIGTKGTIAVDGFAQKNELYSETNGKGVWTFWGDSMDEYLVKGFVTALLNGEQVPITGEDGLRSTVVALAGYESVKLGQPVLL